TTCTCATTTTATGCGTGCCTATTGTTATTGAAGCTATTAGTTTCAATGTCATTTTGATAACTCCAGAAACTCATGTGAAATTCAGCTCTAATAAATTTTATGGAATGGGAAACTTTCATGTgtgtatgatgatgatgagaaacTAGTACTTTATTACAATCAACATGTAGGAGCACATGTTTTGGCTATTAATTTCAACTGATGCTATTTTCCCCTTTTGTACAGGAAGAAATCATGGAATGGTGGTCTGCCAACTCAGAAGCAGGTGTTGAGATTCCATCTGAAGAAGATCTGATagcaaaattgaaaaagaaacaaatgctAGGCCTTTAACCATTTTTTAGTCAAGCAGCCTAGTAGCTAGAATTTcacttttaaggtgaataagtggggaatCTAGGGTCTGAACCACGACCTGTGCCATAGATAATGCaatgtctctaccaactgagctatgctcacggcaACTAGTCCTTTAGTCTTTTATTAAGTGTTAATATGTTTATTTATCATCATAAGCAGTTGATACtctcatattttgtttcttatttatAACAAGTTGTATAGAAAACAATACTTATTCGatttaaagaaataatatatACATGCAGAACTGGACAAACACAGTTTTATCAAAATGAATCCGAGAACGTAATCATAATAATGCCTCAGACTGTCTTATTATATATCCTctaaaatttatgttatttttcgGTTATCTTTAATTAGTCATGATAAAAACAAGCAAACACAACGGATTCACAGCAAGAAAATGAGTCTTTTCCCTGTGAAAATAAAGAAGCTGCAAATGAAGCTTCTAATTGGATGCACTTTTACTACTTCGAATGCATATACTTTTGAGGAGTCAAACTCTTTCCTTACTTCTCACATTTCATATAGACTATTTTCGTGTGTTTGTTTTCGCGTGCCACCGTGCGTTTTTTCACTTCTACAATCTGTAGCTTCACAATTATCACAGCGAGAAGACATTGAGACGCGAGAAAAATAGTTTGGATGCGTATCCAAACGAACACTTATTATACCAGAACCATCATGTAATAACTATACCAGATTAAAGCAAATTTTGTTTAGTCCTTTAACAAGATATTTTCTTATCATACCACTTAACAATCACACTCGTGGCATGACTTAAAAACCTGCACAACCTGCACAAACTATGAGCAGAACCTGCACTCAACATCAGAGACATACTATGAGCAGAACCTGCACAAACTATATTGAAGCTCATCTTATCTTATGATTAAAAACCGAGAACAATGCGTAATCGCAACAATAAAGCCTTGTTGATTAAAACACTCAATACAAAGTTATTCTTAGACCTCTTGTCAGGGCCTCCAGAGGtcattaaacaaataaaaaatcaaatacatcatGAAAGGCATTTACGAAAGATATGAACTAGCAACATTCATACTCCTATTCTCATAACTTGCATCATCAGATACAAACTTAGCAGAATAACAAATTTGACATAAAGAATAATACATAGCCATAATTGACTGACTCTAAACAGATATCAATACTAAAACATCCAAATGCATCTTCAAATCTCTAATTatcagatttttcttttttggcttGAGTAAGGTACTCTTCCATCTCATTCAGCCATAGATCAGCAAATTCACAATTCTTCCAAGCCTCAAACCACGGCCCTCCACGAGTATAATGGATAGCCTTTGGTGAAGTAGTTGGATCATTCTCAACAGCCCTATTATGTCCTTCAAGAAAATTCCAAACAAAAGGTACAGAACCAATTTCATCGTCCTCGAGCCATTGAAACCTATGAAGGAAAGCACCAGTCTGAGAATTCACAGCATCAGGAGTAAGAACCTTGTTCTTAGGATGACCACAGTTATACAAAACCATTGAAGACCAATTCTTTCTAGGATACACAGTTTGAACAGCACCATCCATCTTTGTAGTCTCTTTTGGAGTATAATCATGTTGAACACACATAATAGCATACTTATCCTCAATCAAATCTAACAATTCCTTAATATCAGCTAAATAGAGAAAATCACAATCCACAAACATAGCCCAACCTTGATAATTTGCCAAACTAGGTGTTAAGAATCTTGTAAAAGAAAACTCAGTGCTCTCAAATTGACCTCTTTCACGCCAGTAAAGACCACTTTTTCTCAGATCTGATTGCTTAATTGGTATGATCTCAACAGGAATTGAAGACCTTTTCATGATTGAATGACGACATACCTGAAATGCAATGTCTTCACGTGGATCATAACCCACAAAGATCTTGAAGGGTGCACCTATTCCATTACCATTACCATTACTAGTTGGTAATGGTGATTGGTTTTTACCATTGCTCAAACTCATCTctgtaagaaaaagaaaaaaacaacaaattaatgaTTAATCTATGCAGACacatcaaatcaaacacacccaTTTGATCATGACagaaaaaacatagaaaaatgatttttttttcacatgaTCCAATTGTTTTAATAATGCGATACTTGATTAATTTCAAAGCATTGCTCAAACTCATCTCTAAAAGAACAAATCAATGATTAATCTATGTAAACacatcaaatcaaacacacccaTTTCATCATGaacaaaaacagagaaaaaaaatgtaaacctTTTCACTTTCCAAAATGACCCAATTGTTGTAATGATTCAAAtacatcaaatcaaacacacccaTTTGATCATATACAAAAAAAACAGTGAAAAAATGTAATCTTTTACAGTTTTCAGAATGACCCAGTTGTTGTAATAATGtgataattgattaatttcaaAACATTACCTTAtacatcaaagaaaacaaaaataaagaatgaaaaccCAATTACcagaagaaagaaaggaaggGACAAGTGTTGTTGGACTTGATTGGAAAAAGGGAGGATATttagaagagagagagagagagagaggattgAGCGGTAACGTGATTATTTCACACCGACAGTGGAGGATTATATATTGTTCACACAAATAATACTCTATCGAGTAAATCTAGGGATTGTGATTGATTTGATGCTTTTGCTATAAATCGTGAAGATTGACGCGTAGTATATTGCAATATCAACAGCAGGATTATAGAATGTTATATTCACCAATCATCTATCTTAACCCATTGTTTCACTTTTTATACCAgctattataaatttataaagaaaaaaaaaaaaaaggtgaataaACCATTAAATTGGTCACGGTTTTTCTAAGGCACTTCTAAATTAATCCATGTGATTGGATGATATGATcaaatgaaacttttttttcattGGATGGAAATGATTTCATGATGGTTGGGTTAAGCTCAATTGTGATGGCGTGCATAAAAGCGCAATTATCTTTTTCAGATATGGTGGTCTTCTTTGAAATAATAATGACATTTGTTTGATCAGCTATGCTCATAAAATTGAAGCTTGTGATGTGTTTCAGGCAGAGATGTGGGTCATATATTTGGGTTTGGAGCTAGCTCAGAGACGGGGGATTACTCACACCTTCAAGTTAAAAGTGATTCAAAGGTGTTGATCGACATGATAACATGAAATTGCAATATTAATGGGAGTGTTCCTACATTTATTCAGCGCATCCATGAGTTTGAAAACATGAATTGGCATGTGCAAATTAACCATACTTGACGTGAAGGCAATAGAGTAGC
Above is a genomic segment from Medicago truncatula cultivar Jemalong A17 chromosome 5, MtrunA17r5.0-ANR, whole genome shotgun sequence containing:
- the LOC11438668 gene encoding protein CDI produces the protein MSLSNGKNQSPLPTSNGNGNGIGAPFKIFVGYDPREDIAFQVCRHSIMKRSSIPVEIIPIKQSDLRKSGLYWRERGQFESTEFSFTRFLTPSLANYQGWAMFVDCDFLYLADIKELLDLIEDKYAIMCVQHDYTPKETTKMDGAVQTVYPRKNWSSMVLYNCGHPKNKVLTPDAVNSQTGAFLHRFQWLEDDEIGSVPFVWNFLEGHNRAVENDPTTSPKAIHYTRGGPWFEAWKNCEFADLWLNEMEEYLTQAKKEKSDN